Proteins encoded within one genomic window of Hemitrygon akajei chromosome 13, sHemAka1.3, whole genome shotgun sequence:
- the LOC140738089 gene encoding interleukin-8-like isoform X3, with amino-acid sequence MERTATVTILILLLCAIAAQGVPIPGEEGRCKCVQTSFDIIHPKSIRSLKYIPSGSHCERAEIIVTLKNEKKVCVDPDAKWLQALLTAMKGEKQNK; translated from the exons atggagagaacAGCCACTGTAACCATCCTCATCCTCCTTCTGTGTGCCATTGCTGCACAGG GTGTTCCGATTCCAGGAGAGGAAGGACGGTGCAAATGCGTTCAGACCAGCTTCGATATTATTCATCCGAAGTCCATCAGGAGCTTGAAATACATTCCCAGTGGATCGCACTGTGAGAGAGCAGAGATAAT TGTCACCCTGAAAAATGAGAAGAAAGTGTGTGTGGATCCTGATGCCAAGTGGTTGCAGGCTCTCTTAACAGCCATGAAAG Gtgagaaacaaaataaataa